A genome region from Streptomyces xanthophaeus includes the following:
- a CDS encoding ATP-binding protein has protein sequence MFGEYSFNDNQADSTDGDPGPDPCPAPGNLPPEPASFVGREDELRLLDVLLNERRLVTLTGVGGVGKSRLALRAVAAARQARPDGVWWVELSPLRDPSLLTATIAHTVGLADHSPRPPDEELCAWMADKELLLVLDTCEHLVADCRHLVGELLQSAPGLTILVTSREPLGMPTEEVVGVRPLPCEGPDSDALTLFRARALAATPRAAAVFADPARTALAAEVCRRLDGIPLALELAGARLRLWTLEHMAERIGERFEVLSDARAALPRRHQTMRTTIGWSHELCEPLERLLWARLSVFTGDFDIAAARAVCSGGPLPAARVERVLAGLAAKSVVLRTEERGTGTRYRMLDTIREYGQDWLVELGEVEIVTDRHAHWYAALSQAADRGWMGPGQVDWYRRITAEHAQLRTALEHLIAADPTAALEMAGALWFYWFACGHVHEGRGFLERALQTAPRTGAAYNQAVWALGLTALLQGDMDAARQLGDECTRDAARLADPERELRAGYLHAVSVLMPGDPVRALRLAGPRARAGHGGRTSGTGWLLCKLATGYALCDLRRFEEATEEARSLREACAELGERWLRAYADYILAVAALGLGDHGEAARHVRAMLSGKRLLGDRFGIALGLDLLAAAVAGLGDGELAAQLLGTGHAWWRTVGRPQMGSPSLTALRDQGERQARAAIGDAAYEAAFLGGAAAPTG, from the coding sequence GTGTTCGGTGAGTACTCGTTCAATGACAATCAGGCAGACTCCACGGACGGCGATCCCGGACCGGATCCCTGCCCGGCACCCGGCAACCTGCCCCCGGAACCTGCGAGCTTCGTCGGCCGGGAGGACGAACTCCGGCTGCTCGACGTCCTGCTGAACGAGCGAAGACTGGTCACCCTCACAGGGGTGGGCGGTGTCGGCAAGTCGCGGCTCGCCCTGCGCGCCGTCGCCGCCGCCCGCCAGGCGCGCCCCGACGGGGTCTGGTGGGTGGAACTGTCGCCCCTGCGCGATCCGAGCCTGCTCACGGCCACCATCGCCCACACCGTCGGCCTCGCCGACCACTCCCCGCGCCCGCCCGACGAGGAGCTGTGCGCGTGGATGGCCGACAAGGAGCTGCTCCTGGTGCTGGACACCTGCGAGCACCTGGTGGCCGACTGCCGCCATCTGGTCGGCGAACTCCTGCAGTCCGCGCCCGGGTTGACGATCCTGGTCACCTCCCGCGAGCCGCTCGGCATGCCGACCGAGGAGGTCGTCGGGGTCCGGCCGCTGCCCTGCGAGGGGCCCGACAGCGACGCCCTCACGCTCTTCCGGGCCCGCGCCCTGGCCGCGACCCCGCGGGCGGCGGCCGTCTTCGCCGACCCGGCACGGACCGCATTGGCCGCCGAGGTGTGCCGGCGCCTGGACGGCATCCCGCTCGCGCTGGAACTCGCGGGCGCCCGGCTGCGGTTGTGGACGCTGGAGCACATGGCCGAGCGGATCGGCGAACGCTTCGAGGTGCTGTCCGACGCACGGGCCGCGCTGCCGCGCCGGCACCAGACCATGCGGACCACGATCGGCTGGAGCCACGAACTGTGCGAGCCGCTGGAACGGCTGCTGTGGGCCCGGCTCTCGGTCTTCACCGGTGACTTCGACATCGCCGCGGCGCGCGCGGTGTGCTCGGGCGGGCCGCTGCCCGCCGCCCGGGTGGAGCGCGTACTGGCGGGCCTCGCCGCCAAGTCCGTGGTCCTGCGCACCGAGGAGCGCGGGACCGGGACCCGCTACCGGATGCTGGACACGATCCGCGAGTACGGACAGGACTGGCTGGTCGAGCTCGGCGAGGTGGAGATCGTCACCGACCGGCACGCCCACTGGTACGCGGCGCTCTCCCAGGCCGCCGACCGGGGGTGGATGGGCCCGGGGCAGGTGGACTGGTACCGCAGGATCACCGCCGAGCACGCGCAGCTGCGTACCGCTCTGGAGCACCTGATCGCCGCCGACCCGACGGCGGCGCTGGAGATGGCCGGGGCCCTGTGGTTCTACTGGTTCGCCTGCGGGCACGTGCACGAGGGCCGCGGCTTCCTGGAACGGGCCCTGCAGACCGCTCCACGCACGGGGGCCGCGTACAACCAGGCCGTGTGGGCCCTCGGACTCACCGCGCTGCTCCAGGGCGACATGGACGCGGCGCGGCAGCTCGGCGACGAGTGCACGCGCGACGCGGCCCGGCTCGCGGACCCCGAGCGGGAGCTGCGCGCGGGCTACCTGCACGCGGTGTCGGTCCTCATGCCCGGCGACCCCGTACGGGCCCTGCGCCTGGCCGGCCCCCGGGCCCGGGCGGGCCACGGCGGGCGGACCAGCGGCACGGGCTGGCTCCTGTGCAAGCTGGCCACCGGTTACGCCCTGTGCGACCTGCGGCGTTTCGAGGAGGCGACCGAGGAGGCGCGGTCCCTGCGGGAGGCCTGCGCCGAGCTCGGCGAGCGCTGGCTGCGGGCGTACGCGGACTACATCCTGGCGGTGGCGGCGCTGGGCCTGGGTGACCACGGGGAGGCCGCCCGGCACGTACGGGCGATGCTCTCGGGGAAACGGCTGCTCGGCGACCGCTTCGGCATCGCGCTCGGCCTGGACCTGCTGGCCGCGGCGGTGGCCGGGCTGGGCGACGGGGAACTCGCGGCGCAGCTGCTCGGCACCGGGCACGCCTGGTGGCGCACGGTGGGCCGGCCACAGATGGGCTCACCCTCGCTGACGGCCCTGCGGGACCAGGGCGAGCGGCAGGCCCGCGCGGCGATCGGGGACGCCGCCTACGAGGCGGCGTTCCTGGGCGGCGCGGCGGCGCCCACCGGCTGA
- a CDS encoding acyl-CoA dehydrogenase family protein, with translation MAEFTMELNDDQKQVRDWIHGFAADVMRPAAAEWDEREETPWPVIQEAAKVGIYSLDFYAQQFFDPTGLGIPMAMEELFWGDAGIALSIVGTGLAAIGVVANGTEEQIGTWIPQMYGTPDDVKVAAFCSSEPDAGSDVGSMRTRAVYDQAKDEWVLNGTKTWATNGGIANVHIVVAVVDPALGTKGHASFIVPPNTPGLSQGQKFKKHGIRASHTAEVVLEDVRIPGSCLLGGKEKLDERLARAHERARSGGGERVKNAAMATFEASRPAVGAMAVGTARAAYEVALDYAKTRTQFGRPIIDNQGVAFQLADMRTQIDAARLLVWRASWMAVAGRPFESAEGSMSKLFASEVAKKVTAQAVQILGGNGFTREYPVERMHRDSAIYTIFEGTSEIQRLVIARTISGMPIR, from the coding sequence ATGGCGGAGTTCACCATGGAGCTGAACGACGACCAGAAGCAGGTGCGGGACTGGATCCACGGCTTCGCCGCCGATGTGATGCGTCCCGCCGCCGCGGAATGGGACGAGCGCGAAGAGACTCCCTGGCCCGTCATCCAGGAGGCCGCCAAGGTCGGCATCTACTCGCTGGACTTCTACGCCCAGCAGTTCTTCGACCCGACCGGCCTCGGCATTCCGATGGCGATGGAGGAGCTCTTCTGGGGCGACGCGGGCATCGCGCTGTCCATCGTCGGCACCGGACTCGCGGCCATCGGCGTCGTCGCCAACGGCACCGAGGAGCAGATCGGCACCTGGATCCCGCAGATGTACGGGACCCCGGACGACGTGAAGGTCGCCGCCTTCTGCTCCTCCGAGCCGGACGCCGGCTCCGACGTGGGCTCGATGCGCACCCGGGCGGTCTACGACCAGGCCAAGGACGAGTGGGTGCTCAACGGCACCAAGACCTGGGCGACGAACGGCGGCATCGCCAACGTCCACATCGTGGTCGCGGTCGTCGATCCCGCGCTGGGGACCAAGGGACACGCCTCCTTCATCGTCCCGCCGAACACCCCCGGCCTGTCCCAGGGGCAGAAGTTCAAGAAGCACGGCATCCGCGCCTCGCACACCGCCGAGGTGGTGCTGGAAGACGTACGGATCCCCGGCTCCTGCCTGCTCGGCGGCAAGGAGAAGCTGGACGAGCGCCTCGCCCGGGCCCACGAGCGCGCCCGCAGCGGCGGCGGCGAGCGGGTGAAGAACGCGGCCATGGCCACCTTCGAGGCCTCCCGGCCGGCGGTCGGCGCGATGGCCGTCGGTACCGCGCGCGCGGCGTACGAGGTGGCCCTCGACTACGCGAAGACCCGTACCCAGTTCGGCCGCCCGATCATCGACAACCAGGGCGTGGCCTTCCAGCTCGCCGACATGCGCACGCAGATCGACGCGGCCCGGCTGCTGGTGTGGCGCGCGTCCTGGATGGCGGTGGCGGGCCGGCCGTTCGAGTCGGCGGAGGGCTCGATGTCGAAGCTCTTCGCGAGCGAGGTCGCCAAGAAGGTCACCGCCCAGGCGGTCCAGATCCTCGGCGGCAACGGCTTCACCCGTGAGTACCCGGTGGAGCGCATGCACCGCGACAGCGCCATCTACACGATCTTCGAGGGCACCAGCGAGATCCAGCGCCTGGTGATCGCCCGCACGATCTCCGGCATGCCGATCCGCTAG
- a CDS encoding DUF5999 family protein: protein MCSHQPPCPTADSADHDAARIVASHPEQGWSLLCNGVVVFDDTGELLPDSRTVEPRRPALV, encoded by the coding sequence ATGTGCTCCCACCAGCCACCCTGCCCTACTGCCGACAGCGCCGATCACGACGCCGCCCGCATTGTGGCCTCCCATCCTGAACAGGGCTGGAGCCTGCTGTGCAACGGAGTCGTGGTGTTCGACGACACCGGTGAACTGCTCCCCGACAGCCGCACGGTGGAACCCCGCCGCCCGGCACTGGTCTGA
- a CDS encoding SRPBCC family protein, with amino-acid sequence MPAIRIIHRTSLPPVEAWPMLTDWERHGEQVPLTRTIIETAPPTHVGTIFTARTGVSRITFDDRMEVVVWRPPADGLPGLVRLEKRGRSVTGWAEIEIRPLTTGGAEVHWREELRLRGLPRALDPLVAAAGRLLFGRALARLLRP; translated from the coding sequence ATGCCCGCTATCCGGATCATTCACCGCACGTCTTTGCCGCCGGTCGAGGCGTGGCCGATGCTCACGGACTGGGAGCGCCACGGCGAGCAGGTCCCGCTCACCCGGACGATCATCGAGACGGCTCCCCCGACCCACGTCGGAACGATCTTCACGGCTCGGACCGGCGTGAGCAGGATCACATTCGACGATCGCATGGAGGTCGTCGTGTGGCGACCCCCTGCGGACGGTTTGCCGGGATTGGTCCGGCTGGAGAAGCGCGGCCGGTCGGTGACGGGCTGGGCGGAGATCGAGATCCGCCCCCTCACCACGGGCGGCGCGGAGGTCCACTGGCGGGAAGAACTGCGCCTGCGCGGCCTCCCCCGCGCCCTGGATCCCCTCGTCGCGGCGGCGGGCCGCCTCCTCTTCGGCCGGGCCCTCGCACGGCTGTTGCGGCCTTAG
- a CDS encoding fibronectin type III domain-containing protein has protein sequence MRRSAPTLALCLAVAGITGITACTAPDTEPPPAPAGLTAQAGSATSVHVMWDAAADRDGVTGYQVFEAGRLVRELPAEKTMVDITGLAPQTGYVFTVRAEDAAGNLSGPGPAARVTTPAAKAEDRTAPTAPAATTARATGPRSAQVSWTAAADDTGVTAYDVYQGGVRIHTAGPGESATALNNLRPDTVYTFTVRARDGADNSSPDGPAVDVTTPPASGDGPGTAPAEFAAAASPGTVTLTWTAPDTGGETTEYELYVNGRPTTVIQFGAGAVPSGRAEHRLTVAEPTGTVWAVKLRARLPDGNWGSFSAERRITLVS, from the coding sequence GTGCGACGCAGCGCCCCCACGCTCGCCCTCTGCCTGGCCGTCGCAGGCATCACCGGCATCACGGCATGCACCGCGCCCGACACCGAACCCCCGCCCGCCCCCGCCGGACTGACCGCCCAGGCCGGCAGCGCCACCAGCGTGCACGTCATGTGGGACGCGGCGGCCGACCGGGACGGTGTGACCGGCTACCAGGTCTTCGAAGCCGGCCGCCTCGTCCGCGAGCTGCCCGCCGAGAAGACCATGGTGGACATCACCGGCCTCGCCCCGCAGACCGGCTACGTCTTCACGGTCCGGGCCGAGGACGCCGCCGGGAACCTCTCCGGCCCCGGCCCGGCCGCCCGGGTGACCACCCCGGCCGCCAAGGCCGAGGACCGCACGGCCCCGACCGCCCCGGCCGCCACGACCGCCCGGGCGACCGGTCCCCGGTCCGCCCAGGTGTCCTGGACGGCGGCGGCCGACGACACGGGCGTCACGGCCTACGACGTCTACCAGGGCGGCGTCCGGATCCACACCGCCGGCCCCGGCGAGAGCGCCACGGCCCTGAACAACCTGCGGCCGGACACCGTCTACACCTTCACCGTCCGGGCCCGCGACGGGGCGGACAACTCCTCCCCCGACGGCCCGGCGGTGGACGTGACGACCCCGCCCGCGTCCGGCGACGGTCCCGGCACGGCCCCCGCCGAATTCGCCGCGGCCGCCTCCCCGGGCACCGTCACACTGACCTGGACCGCCCCGGACACCGGCGGCGAGACCACCGAGTACGAGCTGTACGTCAACGGACGGCCCACGACCGTCATCCAGTTCGGAGCAGGTGCGGTGCCCAGCGGCCGGGCGGAGCACCGGCTCACGGTGGCCGAGCCGACCGGCACGGTCTGGGCCGTGAAACTGCGGGCCAGACTCCCCGACGGCAACTGGGGATCCTTCTCCGCGGAGCGGCGGATCACACTCGTCTCGTGA
- a CDS encoding LppU/SCO3897 family protein, whose amino-acid sequence MATPPQPTGQHQGAGPYNPYAAPVPQQGGPAGPGYAGQQPYGTYGAYGTHPAPGRYGCRLCGAWPAAHATVRGHQGLIVLMRFLSLRGPFCRDCGLATYRRMSSDTLWQGWWGPLSVFITPVTLLMNLGPRAAFRKLAPPAGGHRPALDPGKPMWRRGPVLLFLAPVLLVVLAVPALVVAAAVFGDPRLSVGQCVRNEGNWVEQELEVESCTSSRARFRVTERLDAPGAHCAPGDYISDPKYSRNDFTTFCLTPLG is encoded by the coding sequence GTGGCCACTCCGCCACAGCCAACAGGACAGCACCAGGGCGCCGGCCCGTACAACCCCTACGCCGCGCCCGTCCCGCAGCAGGGCGGCCCGGCCGGCCCCGGATACGCGGGACAGCAGCCCTACGGAACGTACGGCGCGTACGGCACGCACCCGGCGCCGGGCCGGTACGGCTGCCGGCTGTGCGGGGCCTGGCCCGCCGCGCACGCGACCGTACGCGGCCACCAGGGCCTGATCGTGCTGATGCGGTTCCTGAGCCTGCGCGGGCCGTTCTGCCGCGACTGCGGGCTCGCGACCTACCGCCGGATGTCCTCGGACACCCTGTGGCAGGGCTGGTGGGGGCCGCTGTCCGTCTTCATCACGCCCGTGACGCTGCTGATGAACCTCGGCCCGCGGGCGGCCTTCCGCAAGCTGGCTCCCCCGGCGGGCGGCCACCGGCCCGCGCTCGACCCGGGTAAGCCGATGTGGCGCCGGGGCCCGGTACTGCTGTTCCTCGCACCGGTGCTGCTCGTCGTGCTGGCCGTCCCGGCCCTCGTCGTGGCCGCCGCGGTGTTCGGCGACCCCAGGCTGTCCGTGGGGCAGTGCGTACGCAACGAGGGCAACTGGGTCGAGCAGGAGCTGGAGGTCGAGTCCTGCACCTCGTCCCGCGCCCGGTTCCGGGTCACCGAGCGCCTGGACGCGCCCGGTGCGCACTGCGCCCCGGGCGACTACATCTCCGACCCGAAGTACAGCCGGAACGATTTCACCACCTTCTGCCTCACCCCGCTGGGCTGA